One Candidatus Bathyarchaeota archaeon genomic region harbors:
- a CDS encoding restriction endonuclease translates to MMRLGPAGFPFEAYIAKVLERHGYETRVRTLLRGRCVSHEIDVIAEMLGGDPPARYMIECKYHNRHGIYTGLKEAMYTHARFLDLREGYELGLSERLDGAWLVTNTKFSPEAFSYAECTGMRLLGWSYPPNMSLQRMIERRDLYPVTILKNIRLEEADRLSRMDLVSLNDIAKRSLGELHRVTGIPEERLSIIKMEAESIIRGSSKT, encoded by the coding sequence TTGATGAGGCTTGGACCCGCAGGCTTCCCCTTCGAAGCCTACATCGCTAAAGTCCTGGAACGCCACGGTTACGAGACCAGGGTTAGAACCCTCCTCAGGGGGAGGTGCGTCAGCCACGAGATCGATGTGATAGCTGAAATGCTCGGGGGAGACCCCCCTGCCAGATACATGATAGAATGTAAGTATCATAATCGTCACGGGATATATACCGGCTTGAAGGAGGCCATGTATACCCATGCCAGGTTCCTCGATCTGAGGGAGGGGTACGAACTGGGTTTATCCGAGAGGCTCGACGGGGCCTGGCTTGTAACCAACACTAAATTCTCCCCGGAGGCATTCAGCTACGCGGAATGCACAGGTATGAGACTCCTCGGCTGGAGTTATCCGCCGAACATGAGCCTACAAAGGATGATAGAGCGCAGAGATCTCTACCCGGTTACCATACTGAAAAATATCCGTTTGGAGGAGGCGGATAGGCTCTCCCGGATGGATCTAGTGTCTCTAAACGATATAGCCAAGAGGAGCCTGGGGGAGCTGCATAGGGTCACGGGGATCCCTGAGGAGAGGCTTTCCATAATCAAGATGGAAGCTGAAAGCATCATCAGGGGATCTTCTAAAACCTAA
- a CDS encoding AMP phosphorylase: MNVDSGGPLIAVLNVEDSEELGVRSQGRVAVSKGSLKATAIVNTTRRIIEKGEIGVYDELRDRLRVRSGDLVEVSAAPSPKSLNYIRSKLRGRALSRSEIYEIIRDTVNGILSDVEIASFVTALHFRGLDLEEAINLSRAMVETGKTLQLGDGLIVDKHSIGGVPGDKTTLLVVPIVASLGLTIPKSSSRAITSAAGTADRAEVIMPVNLTVEEIKRVLEKSNGCIVWGGALDLSPADDIFVKVEFPLSIDPLLLPSILSKKKAVGAKLLVMDIPCGWGAKVKTLEEAQQLARDFIELGSRLDMNVRCLITHGGQPIGYSIGPALEAREALENLSGASSSEDLIDKATDIAGNLFEMAGHPDGKQKALAILKSGKAEEKMREIIALQGGDPYIKPEDIPLGGYRYDVNSETKGYVIWMNNHALVEIARKAGAPKDKGAGIRLYRKTGDPVDVGETLFTIFAEKESKLSEAISELEENRALQVGRRMEMTMDEVKAVTPGMERFILER; encoded by the coding sequence ATGAACGTGGATTCGGGCGGCCCGTTGATAGCCGTTTTAAACGTTGAGGATTCGGAGGAGTTGGGTGTTAGAAGCCAGGGAAGGGTGGCGGTATCTAAGGGATCCCTCAAGGCCACAGCCATAGTTAACACAACGCGGAGGATCATCGAGAAGGGGGAGATCGGGGTGTACGATGAGCTGAGAGACAGGCTTAGAGTGAGAAGCGGGGATTTAGTGGAAGTATCCGCCGCCCCATCCCCTAAGTCCCTGAACTATATAAGGAGCAAGCTTAGGGGGCGCGCGCTGAGCAGGAGCGAAATATACGAGATCATAAGGGATACGGTGAACGGGATCCTAAGCGACGTGGAGATAGCCTCCTTCGTAACCGCCCTACATTTCAGGGGTCTAGACTTGGAGGAGGCTATAAACCTCTCTAGAGCCATGGTGGAGACGGGTAAGACTCTTCAATTAGGCGATGGATTAATCGTAGACAAGCACTCCATAGGGGGGGTTCCAGGGGATAAAACCACCCTCTTAGTGGTGCCTATAGTGGCCTCCCTCGGCTTGACTATACCGAAGAGCTCAAGCCGGGCGATAACCTCCGCGGCTGGGACGGCGGATAGGGCTGAAGTCATCATGCCCGTGAATCTTACGGTTGAGGAGATTAAGAGGGTTTTAGAGAAGAGCAATGGATGCATAGTTTGGGGTGGGGCTTTGGATCTATCTCCCGCCGACGACATCTTCGTAAAGGTTGAGTTCCCCCTCTCCATTGACCCTCTCCTCCTTCCATCCATCTTAAGCAAGAAGAAGGCTGTCGGAGCTAAGCTCCTCGTAATGGATATACCCTGCGGGTGGGGCGCCAAGGTGAAGACCTTGGAGGAGGCCCAGCAGCTTGCGAGGGATTTCATAGAGCTCGGAAGCCGGCTGGACATGAACGTGAGATGCCTGATAACCCATGGGGGACAACCCATAGGATACTCCATAGGCCCAGCTTTGGAGGCGAGGGAGGCTTTAGAGAACCTCTCCGGAGCCTCGAGCAGCGAAGACCTTATAGATAAGGCCACGGACATAGCGGGCAACCTGTTCGAGATGGCCGGCCACCCCGACGGGAAACAGAAGGCCCTAGCCATATTGAAGAGTGGGAAAGCTGAGGAGAAGATGCGGGAGATAATAGCTTTACAGGGCGGAGACCCCTATATAAAGCCCGAAGACATCCCGCTGGGCGGATACCGGTATGATGTGAACTCGGAGACCAAGGGATACGTTATATGGATGAACAACCACGCCCTCGTGGAGATAGCCAGGAAAGCGGGCGCGCCTAAAGATAAAGGCGCCGGCATAAGGCTGTACAGGAAGACCGGGGACCCCGTGGATGTAGGGGAGACCCTATTCACCATATTTGCTGAGAAGGAGAGTAAGCTCAGCGAAGCCATCTCGGAGCTGGAGGAGAATAGGGCGTTGCAGGTTGGGAGGCGGATGGAGATGACCATGGATGAGGTTAAGGCTGTAACCCCGGGGATGGAGAGGTTCATACTCGAGAGGTGA
- a CDS encoding ribose 1,5-bisphosphate isomerase encodes MRVRGAAAIARYAVEVLRRIADEAEADDPEGLFKLLEDASRKLLASRPTAVSLPNGIRFVMHRARRMLESSLTLGEFRRGLMEASDLFIERSMKAIERISEYGSRRVEDGDSLLTHCNSSAVVGILKKARMDGKSFKVFITETRPLFQGRITARQLGEEGIETYLIVDSAARYFMNEVDKVIVGADAVAANGAVVNKIGTSMIALAAHEARTQFLVAAETFKFSPETMIGELVWIEERGPDEVLPSGEREMIPLCQVRNPAFDVTPPEYIDAIITEEGVIPPQAAFHLMEEIFGDLTPEELASYKTLKPLDE; translated from the coding sequence ATGAGGGTGAGGGGCGCCGCCGCGATAGCTAGGTACGCTGTTGAAGTCCTGCGGAGGATCGCCGATGAGGCTGAAGCTGACGATCCTGAAGGGCTGTTTAAGCTGCTGGAGGATGCCTCTAGGAAGCTGCTCGCTTCAAGGCCTACAGCGGTCTCCCTCCCCAATGGGATAAGGTTCGTGATGCACAGGGCAAGGAGGATGCTGGAATCCAGCCTTACCCTGGGGGAGTTCAGGAGAGGCCTCATGGAGGCCTCGGATCTCTTCATAGAGAGGTCCATGAAGGCCATCGAGAGGATATCGGAGTACGGTAGCCGCAGGGTAGAGGATGGAGACTCGCTGTTAACCCACTGTAACAGCTCCGCCGTGGTGGGGATCTTGAAGAAGGCGCGTATGGACGGGAAAAGCTTCAAGGTCTTCATAACCGAGACGAGACCATTATTTCAGGGCAGGATAACCGCTAGGCAGCTTGGAGAGGAGGGCATAGAGACCTATCTAATAGTCGACAGCGCCGCCAGGTACTTCATGAACGAGGTCGATAAGGTGATCGTAGGCGCAGACGCCGTAGCCGCTAATGGGGCCGTAGTTAATAAGATAGGCACCTCCATGATAGCCTTGGCGGCCCATGAGGCTAGGACGCAGTTCCTAGTAGCCGCTGAAACCTTCAAGTTCAGCCCTGAAACCATGATCGGGGAGCTTGTATGGATCGAGGAGAGGGGGCCGGATGAGGTCCTGCCATCTGGAGAACGTGAGATGATCCCCCTCTGCCAGGTTAGGAACCCGGCCTTCGACGTCACACCCCCCGAGTATATAGATGCCATCATAACCGAGGAGGGTGTGATCCCTCCCCAGGCCGCTTTCCACCTCATGGAGGAAATATTTGGAGACTTAACCCCGGAGGAATTAGCATCCTATAAGACCCTGAAGCCTCTAGACGAGTAG
- the rnhB gene encoding ribonuclease HII: MGDLRSIAGLDDAGRGPVIGPMVVAGIKLREDRMGILKEMGVRDSKELSARSRERVAEDLRRHVDEYYVVKMPPEVIDRYVEMSARPGGLNFLEAKAMARVISRLKPDVAYVDASDVDCDRFCDWIKINLEPLKVELIGEHHADKKYPIVSGASILAKVVRDREVDKLRRVYGDFGSGYVTDPRTVNFLRNYYLKHGSFPPIARRSWKTLKHIMDEVEQGSP, translated from the coding sequence ATGGGGGATTTGAGGTCTATAGCGGGTTTGGACGATGCAGGTAGGGGGCCCGTCATAGGCCCGATGGTAGTGGCGGGGATCAAGCTCAGAGAGGATAGGATGGGGATCCTAAAGGAGATGGGGGTTAGGGATTCAAAGGAGCTCTCCGCTAGATCCAGGGAGAGGGTGGCTGAGGATTTAAGGAGGCACGTTGATGAATACTACGTAGTCAAGATGCCACCTGAAGTAATAGATAGGTATGTGGAGATGTCGGCTAGGCCTGGGGGGCTCAACTTCCTGGAGGCTAAGGCCATGGCAAGGGTGATATCTAGGCTGAAGCCTGATGTAGCCTATGTAGACGCCTCAGATGTGGATTGTGACAGGTTCTGCGATTGGATCAAGATCAACTTGGAGCCCCTAAAGGTTGAGCTCATCGGTGAACACCATGCGGACAAGAAGTACCCTATAGTATCGGGGGCCAGCATACTAGCTAAGGTCGTGAGGGATAGGGAAGTGGATAAGTTGAGGAGGGTCTACGGGGACTTCGGATCCGGCTATGTTACGGACCCGCGCACGGTAAACTTCCTTAGGAACTATTACTTGAAGCACGGCTCTTTCCCCCCAATCGCTAGGAGATCGTGGAAGACCCTAAAACACATAATGGATGAGGTGGAGCAGGGCAGCCCCTAG
- a CDS encoding fibrillarin-like rRNA/tRNA 2'-O-methyltransferase, translated as MEGEVKVRPHERFPEVYWVEFDDERRLSTRNLTPGRTVYDERLITLNAVEYRLWDPYRSKLAAFIVKGGKQISVKPGYKILYLGAGTGTTVSHVSDIIGESGKVYSVEFSARAMRVLLDNLCRYRRNVYPILADARLPERYPIPKSEMDGLYCDIAQPEQARILVENSEVYLKRGGLAMIALKARSIDVTKPPSQVFEEETRILEGNGFKILQTLKLEPYDKDHAMVVGEWNP; from the coding sequence GTGGAGGGAGAGGTAAAGGTAAGACCACATGAGAGATTCCCCGAAGTATACTGGGTGGAGTTCGACGATGAGAGGAGGCTCTCCACCAGGAACCTGACTCCCGGAAGAACCGTCTATGATGAAAGGCTCATAACATTAAACGCCGTCGAGTACAGGCTATGGGACCCATACAGGAGCAAGCTGGCAGCCTTCATAGTGAAGGGTGGGAAACAGATATCGGTTAAGCCGGGATACAAGATACTATACCTGGGGGCAGGCACCGGAACCACCGTAAGCCATGTGAGCGATATCATAGGAGAGTCCGGAAAGGTTTACAGCGTCGAGTTCTCGGCCAGGGCCATGAGGGTGCTCCTGGATAACCTATGCAGGTATAGGAGGAACGTCTACCCGATCTTAGCGGATGCCCGTCTACCGGAGAGGTATCCTATCCCCAAATCTGAGATGGACGGCCTATACTGCGACATCGCCCAACCTGAACAGGCGCGGATACTCGTGGAAAACTCTGAGGTCTACCTTAAGAGGGGAGGATTAGCCATGATAGCGTTGAAGGCTAGGAGCATAGATGTAACTAAGCCGCCCAGCCAGGTCTTCGAGGAGGAGACTAGGATCCTCGAGGGGAACGGCTTCAAAATACTTCAAACATTGAAGCTCGAGCCTTACGACAAGGACCACGCGATGGTGGTGGGGGAGTGGAATCCGTGA
- a CDS encoding C/D box methylation guide ribonucleoprotein complex aNOP56 subunit (functions along with aFIB and aL7a; guides 2'-O-methylation of ribose to specific sites in RNAs) — MKVYVADTVLGLFIIDGGGGVLDWERFEDVEEAAESMVGVDRGLLSRPLGRLLPRLRSYELIVTDNPGVMNILQREGLKVELVKSSDVIRGFRGSLAEYALKEGLIGSIEDLDELERKILYEMAKIRVRGVSARRDLYAAQMIRALDDIDKSINVFSGRIREWYGLHFPELDKMVDSHELYAKLVLKMGRRSGWSVEALNSIGITGGEAERLLGAAANSMGGDISDEDLEVLRSFCRATLELYDLRGEIALSLERAMMESTPNLASVIGPTIAARLISLAGGIDNLAKMPASTIQVLGAEKALFRALRTGSRPPKHGVIFQYAPLHQSPRWQRGKIARALAAKIAIAARLDAYNGEFRGGELREDLERRIAEIRSRYKSPPRKVKRRGGRGKGKTT, encoded by the coding sequence ATGAAGGTATACGTTGCGGACACAGTATTAGGCTTATTCATAATTGATGGGGGCGGAGGGGTTTTAGACTGGGAACGCTTCGAAGATGTTGAGGAGGCCGCCGAGTCCATGGTAGGGGTTGATAGGGGGCTCCTATCTAGGCCTTTAGGGAGGCTCCTCCCGAGGTTGAGGAGCTATGAACTCATAGTCACTGATAATCCCGGCGTCATGAACATACTCCAGAGGGAGGGGTTGAAAGTTGAGCTGGTTAAGTCCTCCGATGTTATCAGGGGGTTTAGGGGTTCCCTGGCTGAATATGCGTTGAAGGAGGGGCTGATAGGTAGCATTGAGGATCTCGATGAGCTTGAAAGGAAGATCTTATACGAGATGGCTAAGATCAGGGTTAGAGGGGTCTCCGCTAGGAGGGATCTCTACGCCGCTCAGATGATCAGGGCTTTAGACGATATCGATAAGAGTATAAACGTGTTCTCCGGGAGGATAAGGGAATGGTACGGCCTCCATTTCCCAGAGTTGGATAAGATGGTGGACTCCCATGAACTCTACGCTAAACTCGTCTTGAAGATGGGGAGGAGGAGCGGCTGGAGCGTAGAGGCCTTAAATAGCATAGGGATCACCGGCGGAGAGGCTGAGAGGCTATTAGGGGCCGCCGCGAACTCCATGGGCGGCGACATATCCGATGAGGACCTCGAAGTGCTCAGATCGTTCTGCAGAGCTACCCTGGAGCTATATGACCTCCGCGGAGAGATAGCCCTATCCCTGGAGAGGGCGATGATGGAGTCCACCCCTAACCTGGCCTCGGTGATCGGTCCAACCATAGCGGCCAGGCTAATATCCCTAGCGGGTGGAATAGATAACCTAGCGAAGATGCCGGCCAGCACCATCCAAGTCCTAGGTGCGGAGAAGGCCCTGTTTAGGGCTTTGAGAACGGGATCGCGTCCCCCTAAGCATGGGGTAATATTCCAATACGCCCCTCTACATCAGTCTCCTAGGTGGCAGAGGGGCAAGATAGCGAGGGCCTTAGCGGCGAAGATAGCCATCGCTGCAAGGCTCGACGCGTACAACGGAGAATTTAGAGGGGGCGAGTTAAGGGAAGACTTGGAGAGGAGGATAGCGGAGATCAGATCTCGGTATAAATCCCCCCCTAGAAAGGTGAAGAGGCGTGGAGGGAGAGGTAAAGGTAAGACCACATGA
- a CDS encoding dihydroorotate dehydrogenase, whose protein sequence is MDLSVDVGGLTLKTPFLAASGIIGVSALLAGRVFTSGAGAVVSKSIGLKAREGYPGPNVVKVSCGLINAMGLPNPGVHEMVKELRAMKALGVPVIASIYGFSAEEYGEVAKLIAAEADVEGFELNLSCPTVHGTGLEIGVDPSKVREIVKVAKEAAGDKPVIAKLTPNVTDIVSLGRAAEEAGADGVTAINTIRAMAIDVYLERPILSPEIGGLSGPAIKPIALRAVYELYRNLHIPVVGCGGITSWRDAVEFFLAGASAVQIGTGILYRGLKIFREMREGTSSYLEERGLADVKSLIGRANKAWGSSDPFTSHPV, encoded by the coding sequence ATGGACTTATCCGTTGATGTAGGCGGGTTAACACTTAAGACCCCCTTTCTAGCGGCTTCAGGGATAATAGGGGTTTCAGCTCTCCTGGCTGGGAGGGTGTTCACATCAGGTGCTGGGGCTGTAGTGTCTAAATCCATCGGGTTGAAAGCTAGGGAGGGATATCCTGGACCTAACGTCGTAAAGGTCTCATGTGGTCTAATTAACGCTATGGGGCTGCCGAATCCGGGTGTCCACGAGATGGTCAAGGAGTTGAGGGCTATGAAGGCCCTTGGCGTCCCCGTCATAGCTAGCATTTACGGATTCTCAGCGGAGGAGTACGGTGAAGTTGCAAAGCTTATAGCGGCGGAGGCCGACGTTGAAGGCTTTGAGCTCAACCTCTCCTGCCCCACGGTTCATGGGACAGGCCTGGAGATCGGAGTGGATCCATCAAAGGTTAGGGAGATAGTGAAGGTCGCGAAGGAAGCTGCGGGAGATAAGCCTGTGATAGCCAAGTTGACCCCCAACGTCACGGATATAGTCTCATTAGGCAGGGCTGCTGAGGAGGCGGGCGCAGACGGGGTCACCGCCATCAACACCATCAGGGCCATGGCTATAGACGTATACTTGGAGAGGCCCATTCTAAGTCCGGAGATAGGCGGGTTATCAGGCCCCGCCATAAAGCCCATCGCCCTGAGAGCCGTCTACGAGCTCTACAGGAATCTACACATACCGGTCGTTGGATGCGGGGGTATAACCTCTTGGCGGGATGCCGTGGAGTTCTTCCTGGCGGGGGCTTCAGCCGTCCAAATAGGAACAGGCATCCTATACAGGGGCCTCAAGATATTCAGGGAGATGAGGGAGGGTACATCCAGTTACCTGGAGGAGAGAGGCCTAGCGGACGTGAAATCCCTGATAGGTAGGGCCAACAAGGCATGGGGTTCAAGCGATCCTTTCACATCTCACCCTGTATAA
- a CDS encoding DUF91 domain-containing protein, whose product MEVKILYSRDADYHARLKTLRKFSAEISKRWKIKVRFIDASRLSGDRLEEFKSAIRSIPPQVRGKIVSSRNYRLPLSNGRNLNIANTPIALVYNGGRYPLDVYPHLMGTFYMDVEGFMARLLEEGPSGYFIVRGLIEDPLKKILADAPHILEEGLTYLGCEVKTPAGNIDLILRDRNGKLLIVEVETSASDFAVSQVCRLASGYSKVSGQPPNSMRKAVVCVNHEGPLLNTCMGAGVELYRVRCERIA is encoded by the coding sequence ATGGAGGTAAAGATACTCTACTCTAGAGATGCAGATTACCATGCGAGGCTTAAAACGTTAAGGAAGTTTTCAGCGGAGATCTCTAAGAGATGGAAGATTAAAGTCCGGTTCATAGACGCCTCAAGGCTCAGCGGAGATCGACTTGAAGAGTTTAAATCCGCTATCAGGAGTATACCTCCACAGGTGAGGGGGAAGATAGTCTCCTCAAGGAACTACAGGCTGCCATTGTCAAATGGGAGGAACCTGAACATTGCCAATACTCCCATCGCATTGGTTTATAATGGCGGCAGATACCCCTTGGACGTTTACCCCCATCTCATGGGGACGTTCTACATGGACGTGGAGGGGTTCATGGCTAGATTGTTGGAGGAGGGGCCCTCAGGATATTTCATCGTTAGAGGCCTGATAGAGGATCCCTTGAAGAAGATCCTAGCCGACGCCCCACACATACTGGAGGAAGGCCTTACATATCTGGGATGCGAGGTTAAAACCCCTGCTGGGAACATCGACCTCATCCTAAGGGATAGAAACGGGAAGCTACTAATAGTGGAGGTTGAGACCAGCGCCTCAGACTTCGCGGTAAGCCAGGTTTGCAGGCTCGCCAGCGGATACTCCAAAGTTTCAGGACAGCCCCCTAACTCCATGAGGAAGGCCGTGGTATGCGTGAACCATGAGGGCCCCCTGTTAAATACTTGTATGGGCGCGGGAGTCGAATTATACAGGGTGAGATGTGAAAGGATCGCTTGA
- the nifU gene encoding Fe-S cluster assembly scaffold protein NifU gives MYSERVMDHFMNPRNIGEIRDADGVGSFGNPVDGDLVKIYIKVEDGRLVDVKFKAFGCVAAIATGSMVTEMAKGRTIDEALKITRRDVAESLGGLPPNKMECSNLAADALHKAIEEYLRRSR, from the coding sequence ATGTACAGCGAGAGGGTTATGGATCATTTCATGAACCCGAGAAACATAGGCGAGATCAGGGATGCGGACGGCGTTGGGAGCTTCGGCAACCCCGTAGACGGCGATCTGGTAAAGATCTACATAAAGGTCGAGGATGGCAGGCTTGTAGACGTGAAGTTCAAGGCTTTCGGGTGCGTAGCGGCCATAGCCACTGGAAGCATGGTAACCGAGATGGCCAAGGGTAGGACCATAGATGAGGCTTTAAAGATAACTAGGAGGGACGTAGCTGAAAGTTTAGGTGGACTACCCCCCAATAAGATGGAGTGCTCCAACCTCGCCGCAGATGCCCTGCACAAAGCAATAGAGGAATATTTAAGGAGAAGCCGGTAA
- a CDS encoding cysteine desulfurase gives MKTIYLDHAATTPIDPRVLSAILPYYESKFGNASSLHWAGREAKEALEKARETVASVLNADRKEIVFTSGGTESDNLAIKGVAYALKGKGRHLITSAIEHPAVLESFKALQEEGFKVSYIPVGRDGIVDVGRLEEEVRPDTILISVMHANNEVGTIQPIEEIGEIAERNGVCLHTDAVQTMGKLPIDVEKLKVSLLSISAHKIYGPKGVGALYVKDGVKIRPILHGGGHEGALRSGTENVPGIVGLSFAAETAVREMDETVRKMRSLRDQLIKGILEQVPGSSLTGHPVKRLPNNAHFCFPGVEGESLILTLNEEGIAASTGSACSSKKKEPSHVLLAMGLDPITAKGSLRLTLGRWNSEPEIDYTVDAVAKAVEKLRRISPITH, from the coding sequence ATGAAGACCATATACTTAGACCACGCCGCTACAACCCCCATCGATCCTAGGGTGCTCTCAGCCATCCTGCCCTACTACGAGTCGAAGTTCGGCAACGCTTCAAGCCTACACTGGGCTGGGAGGGAAGCCAAGGAGGCTCTGGAGAAGGCCAGGGAAACCGTCGCCAGCGTATTAAATGCGGATCGCAAGGAGATAGTCTTCACCTCGGGGGGTACGGAATCGGATAATCTAGCTATAAAAGGCGTGGCTTACGCCCTTAAAGGGAAAGGAAGGCATCTCATAACCTCGGCCATAGAGCATCCAGCCGTTCTAGAATCATTTAAGGCGCTCCAGGAGGAGGGCTTCAAGGTCAGCTATATCCCTGTAGGTAGGGATGGGATCGTAGATGTTGGAAGGCTCGAGGAGGAGGTTAGGCCGGACACCATCCTTATAAGCGTGATGCATGCGAACAACGAGGTTGGAACTATACAGCCCATAGAGGAGATAGGCGAGATAGCGGAGAGAAACGGGGTATGCCTCCATACGGATGCCGTTCAGACGATGGGTAAGCTCCCGATAGACGTTGAGAAGCTGAAGGTCTCCCTGCTCTCCATCTCAGCCCATAAGATATACGGCCCGAAAGGGGTGGGCGCCCTCTACGTAAAGGATGGCGTGAAGATAAGGCCTATCCTCCATGGGGGAGGCCATGAGGGAGCCTTAAGATCAGGCACCGAGAACGTTCCAGGGATAGTGGGGCTGAGCTTCGCAGCTGAAACCGCTGTTAGGGAGATGGATGAAACCGTTAGAAAGATGAGATCCCTAAGGGACCAGCTCATAAAGGGAATCCTTGAACAGGTTCCCGGCTCCAGCCTTACAGGCCATCCCGTTAAGAGGCTGCCCAATAACGCCCATTTCTGCTTCCCAGGCGTCGAGGGGGAATCCCTGATACTAACCCTAAACGAGGAGGGGATAGCCGCATCCACCGGTTCAGCCTGCTCCTCCAAGAAGAAGGAGCCCTCCCACGTCCTCCTAGCGATGGGCCTAGATCCAATCACGGCGAAGGGATCCCTAAGGTTAACCCTAGGGAGATGGAACAGCGAACCGGAGATAGATTATACGGTCGATGCGGTAGCTAAGGCTGTGGAGAAGTTGAGGAGGATCTCACCCATAACCCATTAA
- a CDS encoding 4Fe-4S binding protein — MRYRPFRRAIQLASFMLLNVLVLNYTPLRWRFSGLYLPIPVLIGISSDVSVSPGLLDVLQVTLSNSMIPLSAIAATLIIGSTLGRALCGWVCPIGFIQDLASALTGKAGMVSRVTDASGKKVKYALLSMVMGVAGIVGLARAHGVGVSHIEAMGVISNGPFIPFSPDNILFGQIPRIIVEGGAPLSRDYVALFAVQGIVLLLLFWGGASVTRFWCRYLCPLGGLMAAFARISLIGLRRHPTKCLRCPSCERACIMEVKILGRPWRKLNDPDCIMCMECADACPYGAIKPTL, encoded by the coding sequence TTGAGGTATAGGCCTTTCAGGAGGGCTATACAGCTAGCCTCATTTATGCTATTAAACGTTCTAGTTCTAAATTATACGCCGTTGAGGTGGAGGTTCTCAGGGCTATACCTTCCAATCCCAGTGCTGATAGGGATAAGCTCGGATGTAAGCGTCTCCCCCGGATTATTAGATGTTCTACAGGTAACTCTTTCAAATTCGATGATACCTCTCAGCGCGATAGCTGCCACGCTCATAATAGGCTCGACCCTCGGGAGGGCCCTCTGTGGATGGGTCTGCCCCATAGGGTTCATCCAGGATCTGGCCTCCGCGCTCACGGGTAAGGCTGGGATGGTTAGCAGGGTAACGGACGCCTCAGGGAAGAAGGTGAAATACGCCCTCCTATCGATGGTAATGGGTGTGGCTGGGATAGTCGGCTTGGCGAGAGCTCATGGAGTAGGCGTGTCCCATATAGAGGCTATGGGCGTCATCTCCAATGGACCGTTCATACCCTTCTCCCCCGACAACATCCTCTTCGGCCAGATACCCCGCATAATCGTCGAGGGGGGAGCACCCCTCTCCAGGGATTACGTAGCCCTCTTCGCGGTTCAGGGCATAGTCCTCCTCCTCTTATTCTGGGGTGGGGCCTCGGTGACCCGGTTTTGGTGTAGGTACCTATGCCCCCTTGGAGGGTTGATGGCAGCCTTCGCGAGGATCAGCCTCATAGGATTGAGGAGGCATCCCACAAAATGCCTGAGGTGTCCAAGCTGTGAAAGGGCTTGCATAATGGAGGTCAAAATACTGGGGAGGCCTTGGCGTAAACTAAACGATCCCGACTGTATAATGTGCATGGAATGCGCGGATGCATGCCCCTATGGAGCGATCAAGCCGACCCTATGA